The Bacillus sp. Y1 genome has a window encoding:
- a CDS encoding extracellular solute-binding protein, translating into MKKAFSLFMMIMLVLGVLAACGPNREEGTSTENEGGNTAGEEPAKPEKLVVWEDTDKEVALEPAIEAFEKEYGIKVEYKTLGMADKIRDQLRLDGPAGNAPDVVTLPHDQIGQVVVEGLISEIEVEQDVLDTFTESSISAQMYDGKLYGLPKATETPVFIYNKALMEKAPETFDELYAFSKDFTKGDNYGFLALWDNYYFAHGIMGGNGAYVFKEENGALNRDDIGLNNEGSVTGAAYIQQWYKEGLFPKGIIGESGGSAMDGLFNEGKVASVMNGPWAFQAMKDAGIDYGVAPLPTLPNGENVKTFMGVKGWHVTAFTENQYWATKLVEFLTNEDSAKTRFETTGEIPPVKTLIEDPIIADNEAAKAVAVQSSYAIPMPNIPEMAEVWSPMASALQQIATQKSEPKAALDSAVDTIKKQIETNHAK; encoded by the coding sequence ATGAAAAAAGCATTTTCGCTTTTCATGATGATCATGTTAGTACTAGGAGTCCTTGCTGCATGTGGACCAAATCGTGAGGAAGGTACTTCAACAGAAAATGAAGGTGGCAATACTGCTGGAGAAGAACCAGCAAAGCCAGAGAAATTAGTAGTATGGGAAGATACAGATAAAGAGGTTGCATTAGAGCCTGCTATCGAAGCTTTCGAAAAAGAATATGGTATTAAGGTTGAGTATAAAACTTTAGGAATGGCAGACAAAATTCGTGACCAACTTCGTCTAGATGGTCCAGCTGGAAATGCTCCAGACGTTGTAACTCTACCACATGACCAAATCGGTCAAGTAGTTGTTGAGGGATTAATCTCAGAAATCGAAGTAGAGCAAGACGTACTTGATACGTTCACTGAATCTTCAATTTCAGCTCAAATGTATGATGGGAAGCTTTATGGACTACCAAAAGCTACAGAAACACCAGTCTTTATTTACAACAAAGCGTTAATGGAAAAAGCTCCTGAAACTTTTGATGAGTTATATGCTTTCTCAAAGGATTTCACTAAAGGTGATAACTACGGTTTCTTAGCTCTTTGGGATAACTATTACTTCGCTCATGGTATTATGGGTGGAAACGGTGCTTACGTATTTAAAGAAGAAAATGGTGCGTTAAACCGCGATGATATCGGTCTAAATAACGAAGGTTCTGTAACAGGTGCTGCGTACATTCAACAATGGTATAAAGAAGGACTTTTCCCTAAAGGAATCATCGGTGAATCTGGTGGATCTGCTATGGACGGGCTATTTAACGAAGGGAAAGTTGCTTCTGTTATGAACGGTCCTTGGGCATTCCAAGCAATGAAGGATGCTGGAATTGACTACGGTGTTGCACCGCTACCAACTTTACCAAATGGTGAAAATGTAAAAACATTCATGGGCGTTAAAGGATGGCATGTAACAGCATTCACTGAAAATCAATATTGGGCTACAAAGCTTGTTGAATTCTTAACAAATGAAGATAGTGCAAAAACTCGTTTTGAAACAACTGGAGAAATTCCACCAGTTAAAACTTTAATCGAGGATCCAATTATTGCTGATAACGAAGCTGCAAAAGCAGTGGCTGTTCAGTCCTCATATGCGATTCCAATGCCTAATATTCCAGAAATGGCTGAGGTTTGGTCTCCAATGGCATCAGCATTACAACAAATTGCTACTCAAAAATCAGAGCCAAAAGCAGCTCTTGATTCTGCAGTAGATACAATTAAGAAGCAGATTGAGACGAACCACGCAAAATAA
- a CDS encoding carbohydrate ABC transporter permease, translating into MEAEKVGTTKHAKTAALLSIVPGLGQFYNRQFLKGIIFLVLAASFGIVFGDILNMGFWGLFTLGEIPKVDHSIFLLIDGIIALIVTVLGLGVYAFNLYDAHSNGKKRDLGLKLNSVREQYHNLIDGGFPYLMISPGFLLLIFVVIFPIIFVILLAFTNYDLYHSPPAKLVDWIGIQNFIDIFKIDIWRNTFFKVLGWTIVWTFGATTFQIALGMFLAIIVNQKDLKGKAIIRTILILPWAVPAFVSIMIFSGMFNETFGAINKMILPALGLDPQPWMTEANWTRLALILIQGWLGFPFIFAMVTGVLQSIPEDLYEAATVDGASIWQKFSKITLPLVLFATAPIMITQYTFNFNNFNVIFLFNNGGPAVPGQTAWGTDILISWIYRLTMTSAQYGKAAAITMILSFIIIAVALWQFRRTKSFQEEDMM; encoded by the coding sequence ATGGAAGCGGAAAAAGTAGGAACAACAAAGCATGCAAAGACAGCTGCATTGCTTTCAATTGTCCCAGGATTAGGGCAATTTTATAATCGTCAGTTTTTAAAAGGAATAATCTTTCTTGTATTAGCAGCTTCATTCGGTATTGTGTTTGGCGACATATTGAACATGGGATTTTGGGGATTGTTTACACTAGGTGAAATACCTAAAGTTGACCATTCGATCTTTCTTTTGATTGATGGAATTATCGCATTGATTGTTACAGTACTAGGGTTAGGGGTGTATGCATTTAACCTTTACGATGCACACTCTAATGGAAAAAAACGTGATCTAGGTTTAAAACTAAATTCAGTTAGAGAACAATACCACAACTTAATTGACGGTGGTTTTCCATATTTAATGATTTCACCAGGGTTCTTGTTATTAATATTTGTTGTAATCTTTCCGATTATTTTCGTCATCTTATTGGCGTTTACAAACTACGATTTATACCACTCTCCACCAGCTAAGCTAGTTGATTGGATTGGGATACAGAACTTTATCGATATCTTTAAAATTGATATCTGGCGAAATACGTTCTTTAAAGTATTAGGTTGGACAATTGTTTGGACATTTGGTGCGACAACGTTCCAAATTGCTTTAGGGATGTTTCTTGCAATTATTGTTAACCAGAAAGATCTTAAAGGTAAAGCGATTATTCGTACCATATTAATTTTACCTTGGGCGGTACCAGCTTTCGTATCCATTATGATTTTCTCTGGAATGTTCAATGAAACTTTCGGTGCGATTAATAAAATGATATTACCAGCTCTAGGGTTAGATCCGCAGCCATGGATGACAGAAGCCAACTGGACACGTCTAGCATTGATTTTAATTCAAGGGTGGTTAGGTTTCCCGTTCATTTTTGCAATGGTAACAGGTGTGCTTCAGTCTATACCAGAGGACTTATATGAAGCAGCAACTGTAGATGGTGCAAGTATTTGGCAAAAGTTCTCAAAGATTACTTTACCACTTGTATTGTTTGCAACTGCACCGATCATGATTACACAATATACGTTTAACTTTAATAACTTTAATGTTATCTTCCTCTTTAACAACGGGGGACCAGCTGTGCCAGGGCAAACCGCATGGGGAACAGATATTTTAATATCATGGATCTATCGATTGACGATGACTTCAGCACAATATGGAAAAGCGGCTGCCATCACAATGATTCTATCCTTCATTATTATTGCAGTGGCTTTATGGCAATTTAGAAGAACAAAATCATTCCAAGAAGAGGATATGATGTAA
- a CDS encoding sugar ABC transporter permease, whose amino-acid sequence MSMKKNKIIRLTLSYLVIAVMAVIVFYPLLWIIGSSFNPGNSLSGSTMFPENPTLAHYKHLFDADKSDYIIWYKNSLKISIITMVLTVASVALTAYSFSRYRFVGRKNGLITFLILQMIPNFAALIAIFVLANRTGLIDTHLGLILVYVGGQIPMNTYLMKGYLDTIPKELDESAKMDGAGHLRIFFQIVMPLAKPILAVVALFSFIAPFGDFILARILLRSEDKFTLLVGLYELVAKQFGNEFTKFAAGSVLIAIPIAALFLVFQRYFVSGLTAGGTKG is encoded by the coding sequence ATGAGTATGAAAAAGAATAAAATCATAAGACTTACACTGTCATACTTAGTCATTGCGGTCATGGCAGTTATTGTATTCTACCCATTGCTTTGGATTATTGGATCTTCGTTTAATCCTGGGAATAGTCTCTCGGGCTCAACGATGTTTCCAGAAAACCCAACACTAGCACACTATAAGCATCTGTTTGATGCTGACAAGAGTGACTATATTATCTGGTATAAAAATTCCTTAAAAATCAGTATTATCACAATGGTGTTAACTGTTGCGAGTGTGGCATTAACCGCATACTCATTCTCAAGATACCGTTTTGTTGGTCGAAAGAATGGTCTAATCACGTTCTTAATTCTACAAATGATTCCAAACTTTGCTGCACTTATTGCAATCTTTGTTTTAGCAAACCGTACAGGTTTAATTGATACACACTTAGGATTAATTCTTGTGTATGTCGGTGGTCAAATTCCTATGAATACGTATTTAATGAAAGGATATTTAGATACGATTCCGAAAGAGCTTGATGAATCTGCAAAAATGGATGGAGCGGGACATTTAAGAATTTTCTTCCAAATTGTTATGCCTCTTGCAAAACCAATATTAGCAGTAGTTGCTTTATTCTCATTTATTGCTCCTTTTGGAGACTTTATCTTAGCGCGTATTTTATTACGATCAGAAGATAAATTTACATTATTAGTTGGCCTATATGAACTGGTTGCGAAACAGTTCGGTAACGAATTTACAAAGTTTGCTGCAGGTTCTGTATTAATTGCTATACCAATCGCTGCATTATTCTTAGTTTTCCAAAGATATTTCGTTTCTGGTTTGACGGCTGGAGGAACAAAAGGATAA
- a CDS encoding alpha-amylase family glycosyl hydrolase, producing MKKKMLSFILIPFLLFYSLPVGAVEKEERKWQDETFYFIMIDRFNNSDFSNDFKVNMDDPKSYHGGDFQGIIDQLDYIKDMGFTAIWLTPVFDNAEKGYHGYWITDFYNTEEHFGTIEKFKELVEEAHKRDIKIVLDFVVNHVSPEHEWLTDSEKKDWFHENKEILNWEDQDELNNGWIYGLPDLNTENPEVSNYLLEAAKWWITETDIDGYRLDTVRHVPVDFWETFSKEVKSVKDDFYLLGEVWDNDPNYIAQYDKAGIDGFVDYPLNEHLRTAFAKPDQSLYWLYTTADRNKTIYEDPYLMGTFMDNHDTPRFTRDAVQNNEHPGPRWKLGLTYLYTTPGIPIVYYGSEIALDGGEDPDNRRQMDFRTDKELVDYISQIGAARQTLPSLTRGTFEFLYEEKGMAVYKREYDGETTVVAINNTSKTQTVTITEGLEKDKELRGVLSDEIVRGKGQEYTIVLDRDQAQIFILGQKTGLNIPYILIMGAVYVAFIIFIYFLWKRSKRKKLPNQ from the coding sequence ATGAAAAAGAAAATGCTTTCTTTCATCTTAATCCCGTTTCTTCTTTTTTACTCCCTACCGGTAGGTGCAGTGGAAAAAGAAGAGCGAAAATGGCAGGATGAGACTTTTTATTTTATTATGATCGATCGCTTTAATAATAGTGATTTCAGCAATGATTTTAAAGTAAATATGGATGATCCCAAATCATATCATGGCGGTGACTTTCAAGGTATAATCGATCAATTGGATTATATTAAAGACATGGGGTTCACCGCTATTTGGCTTACCCCGGTTTTTGATAATGCGGAAAAGGGCTATCATGGATACTGGATTACTGACTTTTACAACACAGAAGAACATTTTGGAACGATAGAAAAGTTTAAAGAATTAGTAGAAGAGGCACATAAACGAGACATAAAGATCGTCCTTGACTTTGTTGTCAATCATGTTTCCCCTGAGCACGAGTGGCTGACAGACAGTGAGAAAAAGGATTGGTTTCATGAAAATAAGGAAATTTTAAATTGGGAAGATCAAGATGAACTCAATAATGGTTGGATTTATGGATTACCTGATTTAAATACGGAAAATCCTGAAGTGTCAAATTATCTATTAGAGGCAGCAAAGTGGTGGATCACAGAAACAGATATCGATGGCTATCGACTCGATACGGTACGACATGTACCAGTTGATTTTTGGGAAACATTTTCTAAAGAAGTAAAAAGTGTAAAGGATGATTTCTACTTACTCGGTGAGGTTTGGGACAATGACCCAAATTATATAGCCCAGTATGACAAAGCTGGTATTGATGGCTTTGTGGATTATCCCTTAAACGAACATTTACGTACGGCTTTTGCTAAACCTGATCAATCTCTTTATTGGTTGTATACGACTGCGGACCGAAACAAAACCATTTATGAAGATCCTTATTTAATGGGTACTTTTATGGATAATCATGATACTCCGCGCTTTACAAGAGATGCGGTGCAAAACAATGAGCATCCTGGTCCTCGCTGGAAGCTTGGCCTTACCTACTTGTATACGACGCCTGGTATTCCGATCGTTTATTATGGTAGTGAGATTGCTCTTGATGGTGGGGAAGACCCTGATAACCGTAGACAAATGGATTTCCGAACAGATAAAGAATTGGTGGATTATATTTCTCAAATTGGAGCTGCTAGACAAACACTTCCGTCCTTAACTCGTGGTACGTTCGAGTTTCTATATGAAGAGAAGGGAATGGCTGTATATAAAAGGGAGTATGATGGTGAAACCACTGTTGTAGCAATTAATAACACATCAAAAACACAAACAGTAACCATTACAGAAGGGCTTGAAAAGGATAAAGAACTTCGAGGTGTACTCAGTGATGAGATTGTCCGTGGAAAAGGCCAGGAATATACGATCGTACTCGACCGTGACCAAGCGCAAATTTTTATCTTAGGCCAGAAAACAGGGTTGAATATCCCATATATACTTATAATGGGAGCTGTGTACGTAGCGTTTATTATATTTATCTATTTCCTATGGAAAAGATCGAAAAGGAAAAAACTCCCGAATCAATGA
- a CDS encoding LacI family DNA-binding transcriptional regulator: MAVTIKDVAKLAKVAPSTVSRVIANNPRISEKTKKKVREAMDELGYHPNFIARSLASQSTQAIGLVMPSSTDVVFQNPFFPTVLRGLSEGAHEKHYALYMTTGKTDNEILDGVTQMVQGGRVDGVVLLYSKIEDQVLMYLQERGIPFVVIGKPFKHVEEITHVDNDNFRATKEVTEYLIQLGHDHIAFVGGNLNLVVTVERLLGYEKALREAGIPLNDDYIVHEEFLREGGQEAVRELLSLKVPPTALVVADDLMALGVLNTLDELGIKVPEDISIISFNNVLVSEMSRPPLTSVDINIFDLGFEAARSLIQKIENPKEPIKRIIIPHQIVKRFSCSYPNEERVLLPQKGTFS, from the coding sequence ATGGCTGTTACAATTAAAGATGTTGCTAAATTAGCAAAGGTCGCACCATCTACCGTATCACGTGTAATTGCAAATAATCCTCGTATAAGTGAAAAAACGAAGAAAAAGGTTAGAGAAGCCATGGATGAGTTAGGATACCATCCTAACTTTATTGCAAGAAGTTTAGCGAGTCAAAGCACACAGGCAATCGGTCTCGTCATGCCGAGCTCTACTGACGTAGTATTTCAGAATCCCTTTTTTCCAACGGTACTTAGAGGACTTAGTGAAGGTGCGCATGAAAAACACTACGCGTTATATATGACAACAGGAAAGACTGACAATGAAATTCTAGACGGAGTTACACAGATGGTCCAAGGTGGACGCGTTGACGGAGTCGTCCTCCTTTATTCGAAAATTGAAGATCAAGTGTTAATGTATTTGCAGGAGAGAGGCATTCCATTTGTAGTTATTGGCAAACCTTTTAAGCATGTGGAGGAAATTACTCATGTTGATAATGATAACTTCCGTGCAACAAAGGAAGTAACGGAATATCTCATTCAGCTTGGACATGATCATATCGCTTTTGTCGGTGGAAACTTAAATCTTGTTGTAACGGTTGAGCGTTTACTTGGATACGAAAAGGCACTTCGTGAAGCAGGAATTCCATTAAATGATGATTATATTGTACATGAAGAATTTTTAAGAGAAGGTGGACAAGAAGCTGTAAGGGAATTGCTTTCTTTAAAGGTTCCACCAACTGCACTGGTTGTCGCGGATGATTTAATGGCATTAGGGGTTCTTAATACATTAGATGAATTGGGAATTAAAGTACCTGAAGATATCTCGATCATCAGTTTCAATAATGTACTAGTGTCAGAGATGTCCAGGCCACCTCTCACAAGTGTGGATATTAATATTTTTGACCTTGGGTTTGAAGCTGCTCGTAGCTTGATCCAAAAGATAGAAAACCCAAAAGAACCAATCAAGAGAATTATTATTCCACATCAAATTGTTAAACGCTTCTCTTGTTCTTATCCAAATGAAGAAAGAGTATTGTTGCCTCAAAAAGGGACTTTCAGTTGA
- a CDS encoding SDR family oxidoreductase, with translation MSKNNKQTFPPQHQNHQPGVEDEMNPIPIHVSEQYKGSNKLKDKVAIITGGDSGIGKSVAIYFAKEGADVVVSYLNETKDAEDTKKKVEAEGRRCILAAGDIGDEEVCNQIVDDTIKAFGKIDIIVNNAAEQHPQQSLLDITSEQLERTFRTNIFSYFYLTKAALPHLKKGSSIINTASITAYQGNEQLLDYSATKGAIVTFTRSLSKSLAKDGIRVNGVAPGPIWTPLIPSTFPAEQVAEFGSTTPMGRAGQPYELAASYVFLASNDSSYVSGQMIHVNGGTVVNG, from the coding sequence TTGTCTAAGAATAACAAACAAACTTTTCCACCTCAACATCAAAATCATCAACCCGGTGTTGAGGATGAAATGAACCCCATACCGATTCATGTTAGTGAACAGTATAAAGGCTCCAATAAATTAAAAGACAAGGTAGCGATTATTACAGGTGGTGATAGTGGAATTGGGAAGTCAGTGGCCATCTATTTTGCTAAAGAAGGAGCTGACGTTGTAGTTTCCTATTTAAACGAAACAAAGGATGCTGAGGACACGAAAAAGAAAGTTGAGGCAGAAGGCAGACGTTGTATCCTTGCCGCAGGAGATATTGGGGATGAGGAGGTTTGTAACCAAATTGTAGATGATACAATAAAAGCATTTGGCAAAATTGATATAATCGTCAATAACGCTGCCGAACAACATCCACAACAAAGTTTACTTGATATCACATCAGAGCAGCTTGAACGAACGTTCCGAACAAATATCTTCTCTTATTTTTATTTAACTAAGGCTGCTCTTCCCCATCTGAAGAAAGGGAGCTCCATTATTAACACAGCTTCCATAACAGCCTATCAAGGAAACGAGCAACTACTTGACTATTCCGCTACTAAAGGAGCAATTGTTACCTTTACCAGATCTCTTTCAAAGTCACTTGCTAAGGATGGAATACGAGTAAATGGAGTGGCACCGGGACCTATCTGGACTCCTCTCATTCCTTCCACCTTCCCAGCCGAACAAGTAGCAGAATTCGGATCTACGACACCAATGGGAAGAGCCGGACAGCCGTATGAACTTGCCGCGAGTTATGTTTTTCTCGCATCAAATGACTCCTCTTATGTTAGCGGTCAAATGATTCATGTTAATGGTGGAACAGTCGTCAATGGATAA
- a CDS encoding aldolase catalytic domain-containing protein: MEHRSKIIDCTIRDGGLVNNWDFSVEFVQDLYNGLSEAGVEYMEIGYKNSARLLNVSEPNPWRFLDDHFLKEIIPEKKFTKLSALVDIGRVDPNDILPREQSILDMIRVACYVREVDKGLELVQMFHDLGYETSLNIMALSSVPEQQLIKAFELVKESPVDVVYIVDSFGSLDPGDIEHQVKKFQALIPNKQLGIHTHNNMQLAFANTLTAFQNGVTFLDSSVYGMGRAAGNCNTELLVSYIQKPSYELKPVLGVIEKHMLDMRKKWEWGYIIPYMISGVLNEHPRIAMAYRDSSDRDKFVEFYDKVTTPEATMVLESK, encoded by the coding sequence ATGGAACATCGTAGTAAGATTATAGACTGTACAATTCGAGATGGAGGCTTAGTCAACAATTGGGATTTTAGCGTAGAGTTTGTTCAGGACTTGTATAATGGTTTAAGTGAGGCTGGAGTTGAATATATGGAAATTGGATACAAAAATTCAGCCAGGTTACTGAACGTATCAGAACCCAATCCATGGAGATTTCTCGACGATCACTTCCTAAAAGAAATTATTCCAGAGAAAAAATTCACGAAGCTATCTGCCTTAGTGGATATTGGACGAGTAGACCCTAATGACATCCTTCCTCGAGAGCAAAGTATCTTAGATATGATTCGAGTAGCATGCTATGTTCGTGAAGTGGATAAAGGATTAGAACTTGTACAAATGTTCCATGATTTAGGCTATGAGACTTCTCTCAACATTATGGCGTTATCTAGTGTACCAGAGCAACAGCTTATAAAAGCGTTTGAGTTGGTAAAAGAGAGCCCAGTAGATGTGGTATATATCGTTGACTCATTCGGAAGCTTAGATCCTGGGGATATTGAGCACCAAGTGAAAAAATTCCAAGCACTGATTCCTAACAAACAGCTAGGAATTCATACTCATAACAATATGCAACTGGCATTTGCCAATACGTTAACTGCGTTTCAAAATGGCGTTACGTTCCTTGATTCATCTGTTTATGGGATGGGACGTGCAGCGGGTAACTGCAACACAGAGCTTCTCGTTAGCTATATTCAAAAACCAAGCTATGAGCTTAAACCAGTTCTTGGCGTTATCGAAAAACATATGTTAGACATGCGTAAAAAGTGGGAATGGGGCTATATCATCCCTTATATGATCTCTGGTGTTCTCAATGAGCATCCACGTATTGCTATGGCATACCGTGATAGTTCAGATAGAGATAAATTTGTAGAATTCTATGACAAAGTAACGACACCTGAAGCTACTATGGTCTTAGAGTCAAAGTAA